In the genome of Streptomyces violaceoruber, the window CCGGCACATCCTGCTGGCCCCGGCCGAAACGATCCTGCGCGAGCGAATAGCGAGCCGGGAGGTGCCGCGGGACCTCCCGGACGGCGAGCTGCGGACACGGCAGTGGTCCTACGACCACATCGAGCCCTACCGCGCCGCCCTCGCCTCCTGGCTCACCGCCGACGCCCATCCCGTCGACACCGGCGCCCTCACTCCCTACGAGGCCGCCGCCCGGGTCGCCGAGGCCGTCGGCTCGGGTGCCGTGCCGGCCTGCGAGATCGTCCAGACTCCTGAGCCCACCGGCGAGACCGTCGCCGCCGGGGTCCTGCTCTTCGACGAGCGGGACCGGGTCCTGCTCGTGGACCCCACCTACAAACCCGGCTGGGAGTTTCCCGGCGGCGTCGTCGAACCCGGGGAGGCGCCCGCCCGCGCCGGCATGCGCGAGGTCGCCGAGGAGACCGGCCTCAGCCTCCGGGACGTACCGGCCCTGCTGGTCGTCGACTGGGAACCACCGGCCCCTCCCGCCTACGGCGGCCTGCGGCTGCTCTTCGACGGCGGCCGGCTCGACGCAGCGGACGCCGGCCGGGTGCTGCTGCCCGGCCCCGAGCTGCGCGACTGGCGCTTCGCCACCGAGGACGAGGCCGCCGGCCTGCTGCCCCCGGTCCGCTACGAGCGGCTGCGCTGGGCGCTGCGGGCCCGGGAACGCGGCGCCGCCCACTATCTGGAGGCGGGCACGCCGGTCGGCTGACGCCGGCCTGGAGGCGGGCGGCCGACGCCGGCCCACGGCCCCGTACGTCCGCGCCGACGGCGACGGCACGGTCCCGGTCGACGCCGGGCGCACCGAGTGGCGCACCCCCGTCGACCAGCGACCGCGTCCCGGCTCAGCTCGCCGCGTAGTTGCGCAGGAAGTGCGCCTCCGCCACCGACAGCCGCTCCAGCTCCTCCGGGGACACGCTCTCGTTCACGGCGTGGATCTGCGCCTCCGGCTCGCTCAGGCCGATCAGCAGGATCTCCGCCTGTGGGTAGAGGGACGCCAGGGTGTTGCACAGCGGGATGGAGCCGCCCTGACCGGCGTACTGCATCTCCTCGCCGGGGTACGCCACCGCCATCGCGTCCGCCATGGCCTGGTACGCCGGGCTCGTGGTGTCGGCGCGGAAGGCCTGGCCCTGGCCGATCTGCTCGACGGCGACCCGGGCGCCCCACGGCGTGCGCGTCTCCAGGTGGGCCTGGAGGAGCTTGGTCGCCTCGGCCGCGTCCACGCCCGGCGGCACCCTCAGGCTCACCAGCGCCCGCGCGCCCGCCTGCACCGACGGGGTGGCGCCGACGACCGGCGGGCAGTCGATGCCGAGCACCGTGACGGCCGGCCGCGCCCAGATGCGGTCGGCGACCGAACCGGAGCCGATCAGCTCCACGCCGTCGAGCACCCGCGCGTCCCGGCGGAACTGCTCCTCGTCGTAGGCCAGGCCCTCCCACGTGTTGTCCGCCGCCAGACCGTCGACGGTCGTCGAGCCGTCCTCGGCCCGCAGCGAGTCCAGTACGCGGATCAGGGCGGCCAGCGCGTCGGGCGCCGCGCCGCCGAACTGGCCGGAGTGCAGGTTGCCTTCGAGCGTGTCGACCTTCACGCGCAGCAGCGTCATGCCGCGCAGCGTGGAGGTGACCGTCGGCAGGCCGACCCGGAAGTTGCCCGCGTCGCCGATGACGATGGTGTCGGCGGCCAGCAGCTCAGGGTGGGCCTCGGCGTACCGCTCCAGCCCGCCCGTGCCCTGCTCCTCCGACCCCTCGGCGATGACCTTGACGTGCACCGGCACGCCCCCGTTCGCCTTCAGCGCGCGCAGCGCGAGCAGGTGCATCAGCACACCGCCCTTGCAGTCCGCGGCGCCGCGCCCGTACCAGCGGCCGTCGCGCTCGGTCAGCTCGAACGGCGGAGTGGCCCAGCCCGCCTCGTCCAGCGGCGGCTGCACGTCGTAGTGGGCGTAGAGCAGCACCGTCTTCGCGCCCTCGGGCCCCGGCAGGTACCCGTACACCGACTGCGTGCCGTCCGGCGTGTCCAGCAGGGCCACGTCCTGGAAGCCCTCGGTGCGCAGGGCAGCCGCTATCCAGTTGGCGGCACCCTCGCTCTCACTGCGCGGGAACTGGTCGAAGTCGGCCACCGACTTGAAGGCCACCAGCGCGGCGAGTTCCTCCTTCGCGCGGGGCATCAGCGAAGCGACGGTCTCGGCGACCGGATTCGACGACATGGGCACGCTCCTTGTGGGTGCGACGTTGTACCAAGGAGTACTTGGAATGACGGGCCGATCCTCCCACAGTGGCCTGCGGCGATGCCCGCCGTAGGATGCGGGGGTCAGGTGCGGCATGCGGTTTGATCGGAGCAGTAGACCATCGTGAGCAGCGAGAACTCTTCGGCGGACGACGCGCGTCAGGTCTGGGACGTGGTCGTGGTGGGCGCGGGACCGGCGGGGGCCTCGGCCGCCTACGCGGCGGCGGTCGCGGGGCGGCGCGTCCTGTTGCTGGAGAAGGCCGAGCTGCCCCGCTACAAAACGTGCGGCGGCGGCATCATCGGGCCCTCGCGCGACACCCTCCCGCCCGGCTTCGAGCTGCCCTTCCAGGACCGGGTGCACGCGGTGACCTTCTCGAACAACGGGCGCTTCACCCGGACCCGGCGCTCCCGGCAGATGCTGTTCGGGCTGATCAACCGGCCCGACTTCGATCTGCAGCTCGTCGAGCACGCCCAGAAGGCGGGCGCCGAGCTGCGCACCGGCGCGACCGTGACCCGGGTGGAGCAGCACGGGTCGGCGGTGCCGGACCGGCGTACGGTCGCCGTCGTCCTCCAGGGCGGTGAGACGGTGCTGGCCCGGGCCGTGGTCGGCGCGGACGGCAGCGCCAGCCGGATAGGCGCGCACGTCGGGGTGAAGCTCGACCAGGTCGACCTCGGCCTGGAGGCGGAGATCCCGGTGCCCGAGACGGTCGCCGAGGACTGGAAGGGCCGGGTGCTCATCGACTGGGGCCCGATCCCGGGCAGTTACGGCTGGGTCTTCCCCAAGGGCGACACGCTCACGGTCGGGGTCATCTCGGCGCGCGGCGAGGGCGCCGCGACCAAGCGGTACCTGGAGGACTTCGTCGCCCGGCTCGGGCTCGCCGGATTCGAACCGAGCGTCTCCTCCGGCCACCTGACGCGCTGCCGCGCGGACGACTCGCCGCTCTCGCGCGGCCGGGTCCTGGTGTGCGGGGACGCGGCCGGGCTCCTGGAGCCGTGGACCCGCGAGGGCATCTCCTTCGCGCTGCGCTCGGGACGGCTCGCGGGGGAGTGGGCGGTGCGCATCTCCGAGGCCCACGACGCGGTGGACGCGCGCAAGCAGGCCCTGAACTACGCCTTCGCGATCAAGGCCGGGCTGGGCGTGGAGATGAGCGTCGGCAAGCGGATGCTGACGGTGTTCGAGCGCCGGCCCGGCCTCTTCCACGCGGCCCTCACCGGGTTCCGTCCGGCCTGGAAGGCGTTCAAGGACATCACGCAGGGCTCGACCTCGCTGGGCGAGCTGGTCCGCAGCCATCCGCTGGCCCAGCGGGCGCTGGGGGCGATGGACCGCCGGTCCGAGGCGGCCGAAGCGTCCGCCCGGTCCGCGTCGCCCGCGGGCGAGGAGACCGGCGCCTGACCGCGGGTGCCCGGCCGTCGGCGGCGGTCCGGCCGAGTCCGGCTGCCCGCGCCCGCCCGGTCAGGGCCTGACCGGGCGGCAGCACCGGAGCACGGACCTGGCCGAGCCGGTGGTGCCACCGAGCCGCGGCCCGGCCGGCCCACCGGACGGACGCCGCCTCTTCCCCCTCCCCCCGACCCGCCGCCCGGGACCGTGGCGGCGAGGGCGGCTTGCGGGGCCGAGCCGTCCGCCACCCGGCGGGCCGCCTCGCCCGTCCGGTCGGCCCGGCGTGCCCCGACCATCCGGCCGCGGGTCCGCGCCGTGGCGGCTCACGGGCCGTGGAGGGCCGTACTTCGCCGGGAGTACGCGTGATCACCACGCGCGGGTGACGCCGCCCGCCCGGCCCGGCGTCTAGCGTGGCGGTCATGGACGGACAGCGCGAGCGCGCGGGCCGGGCACCGCAGTGGTGGTGGCACGGGCCCCCGTGGTGGAACCGGCGGGGCGACGAGGAACAGCGCCCCGCCCGGCCCTGGCGCTCCACCGTGCTCGTCACGGCGTTCGTGCTGGTCGGCTCCAGCTTCGCCGCCCACGCCCAGGAGGCGGAGCGGGCCGCACTGGACCCCTTCGCGCGCGTACTGCTCTTCGTGACGGGAGCCGCCCTGCTGTGGCGGCAGCGGTACCCGGTGCCGGTCGTGTTCGGCACGGCGGTCACCACTCTGGTCTACCTCGGCGCCGGATACCCGTACGGCCCGGTGTTCGTGGCCGTCGCGGTGGCCTGCTTCAGCGCCGTCGTCACCGGGCACCGCAGGGCCGCGTGGGCGGCGATGGGCACCCTGTGGGCCGGGCACGCCCTGGTGGCGCACTGGCTCTACCGGTGGCTGCCGCCGTCCGGGGACTCGGCCGCGTCCTGGGGACAGGAGCTCGTGATCGCCACCTGGGTGGTGGCCATCGCCGCCCTGTCGGAGCTGGCCCGGGCCCGCCGCGAGCAGTGGGCGCGGGAGCGGGCGGAGCGGGCCCAGGCGGCACGCCGGCGCGCGGACGAGGAGCGGCTGCGGATCGCCCGCGAGCTCCACGACGTCCTCGCGCACAGCATCTCCGTCATCAACGTGCAGGCAGGCGTCGGACTCGCCCTCCTGGACACCGACCCGGAACAGGCCCGCACCGCACTCACCACCATCAAGGACCAGAGCAAGGAAGCGCTCGGCGAGGTGCGGCAGGTACTCGACACCTTGCGCACCCCCGGGGACGCGCCGCGCGCTCCGGCCCCCGGTCTCGACCGGCTCCCGGAGCTGGTCGAGCAGGCGGCGGGCGCGGGCCTCACCGTCGAGGTGGAGGGGAAACCGCCGCGCCTGTCGCCCGGTACCGACCTCGCGGCGTTCCGCATCGTGCAGGAGGCGCTCACCAACGTCGTACGGCACTCGGGCTCGCGGCACGCGCGCGTCCGTCTCGGCCGGGACGGCGGCACGCTGCTGCTGCGCGTCGACGACGACGGTCCCGCGACGGGCGCCGAGGCGGGCGGCAGCGGCAACGGGCTGGCCGGGATGCGGGAGCGCGCGGCGGCGCTGGGTGGCACCATCGAGGCGGGCCCGCGCCCCGACGGCGGCTTCCGGGTCCTGGCGGCTCTGCCGATCGACGTGAAGCACCCGAACCGCACGAAGGAGGACGACCGGTGATCCGCGTACTGCTCGCCGACGACCAGTCACTGGTTCGGGCCGGCTTCCGGGCGCTGCTGGACGCGCAGCCGGACATCGAGGTGGTCGCGGAGGCCGCCGACGGCGAGGAAGCGGTGCGCTCGATCCGCGAACTGCGCCCCGACGTCGTCCTCATGGACATCCGCATGCCCCTGCTCGACGGCCTCACCGCGACCCGCCGGATCACCGGTGACCCGGGGCTGCCCGACGTGAGGGTGGTCATGCTCACCACCTTCGAACTCGACGAGTACGTCTTCGAGGCGATCCGCTCCGGTGCCTCCGGCTTCCTGGTCAAGGACACCGAACCCGAGGAACTCCTGCGTGCCGTGCGGGCGGTGGTGGACGGCGACGCGCTGCTGTCGCCGGGGGTGACGCGGCGCCTGATCGCCGAGTTCGCGGTCCGTTCCAAGGAGCCGGCGGCGGCCGGCGAGATGGCCCGGCTGACCGAACGGGAGCGCGAGGTGATGGCCCTGGTCGGCATCGGTCTGTCCAACGAGGAGATCGCCCGCCGACTGGTCGTCAGCCCGCTGACCGCCAAGACCCACGTCAGCCGGACCATGGTGAAACTCGGTGCCCGTGACCGGGCCCAACTGGTCGTCCTGGCCTATGAGTCGGGGCTGGTGCGGCCCGGCTGGCTCGGCTGACCGCCGCGCGCGAACCGGACCAGCACGCTCACCACCCGGACGGCGAACACCACCACGGCGAGCACCATGCCCGCCCCGACGAGCGCGGAGCGCACCCCGCCCGTCAGGCCGAAGAGATACGCGGGCCCGGCCACGGCGCCGAACAGCACAGCCGCCGCGAACGCCGCGCTGCACAGCGCGTAGCCGATTTCGACCGTGACGGCGTCCCGCTCGTCCTGCGTGCGCCGTCGCCCGTGGGTTTCCATGGCGGCAAGTCTCCCGGAGCGGCGGCGTTTCGGCCGCGCGGTGTCCGGCGCGCGGAGCTCTGCTACGGTGCGCGGATGGCGGCGAAGAAGGCCGAACAGGCGCTCGTGACCCGGTGGCGCTCGATCCTGGTCCTCCATGCCCGCGTCCAGTGCGAACTCGACCGTGCGCTGCACGGACACGGCCTGTGCGGAAGCGACTTCGAGGTCCTCGACGTCCTGGCCGGCACCCCGGACGAGGACGGCTCCGGCTCCTGCGGATACCGCGTCCAGCAGATCTCCGAGCGGGTCCACCTCAGCCAGAGCGCGCTGTCGCGGCTGGTCGCCCGGCTGGAGAAGGACGGTCTCGTCGAGCGCTCCCTGTGCCCCGAGGACCGGAGGGGCGTGCGGGTGGCGCTCACGCCGAAAGGACGTGCCCGGCACGGT includes:
- a CDS encoding sensor histidine kinase, with the translated sequence MDGQRERAGRAPQWWWHGPPWWNRRGDEEQRPARPWRSTVLVTAFVLVGSSFAAHAQEAERAALDPFARVLLFVTGAALLWRQRYPVPVVFGTAVTTLVYLGAGYPYGPVFVAVAVACFSAVVTGHRRAAWAAMGTLWAGHALVAHWLYRWLPPSGDSAASWGQELVIATWVVAIAALSELARARREQWARERAERAQAARRRADEERLRIARELHDVLAHSISVINVQAGVGLALLDTDPEQARTALTTIKDQSKEALGEVRQVLDTLRTPGDAPRAPAPGLDRLPELVEQAAGAGLTVEVEGKPPRLSPGTDLAAFRIVQEALTNVVRHSGSRHARVRLGRDGGTLLLRVDDDGPATGAEAGGSGNGLAGMRERAAALGGTIEAGPRPDGGFRVLAALPIDVKHPNRTKEDDR
- a CDS encoding geranylgeranyl reductase family protein, producing MSSENSSADDARQVWDVVVVGAGPAGASAAYAAAVAGRRVLLLEKAELPRYKTCGGGIIGPSRDTLPPGFELPFQDRVHAVTFSNNGRFTRTRRSRQMLFGLINRPDFDLQLVEHAQKAGAELRTGATVTRVEQHGSAVPDRRTVAVVLQGGETVLARAVVGADGSASRIGAHVGVKLDQVDLGLEAEIPVPETVAEDWKGRVLIDWGPIPGSYGWVFPKGDTLTVGVISARGEGAATKRYLEDFVARLGLAGFEPSVSSGHLTRCRADDSPLSRGRVLVCGDAAGLLEPWTREGISFALRSGRLAGEWAVRISEAHDAVDARKQALNYAFAIKAGLGVEMSVGKRMLTVFERRPGLFHAALTGFRPAWKAFKDITQGSTSLGELVRSHPLAQRALGAMDRRSEAAEASARSASPAGEETGA
- a CDS encoding MarR family winged helix-turn-helix transcriptional regulator, translating into MAAKKAEQALVTRWRSILVLHARVQCELDRALHGHGLCGSDFEVLDVLAGTPDEDGSGSCGYRVQQISERVHLSQSALSRLVARLEKDGLVERSLCPEDRRGVRVALTPKGRARHGEALPVQRAVLHRMLAG
- a CDS encoding DUF6332 family protein → METHGRRRTQDERDAVTVEIGYALCSAAFAAAVLFGAVAGPAYLFGLTGGVRSALVGAGMVLAVVVFAVRVVSVLVRFARGGQPSQPGRTSPDS
- a CDS encoding response regulator transcription factor, with product MIRVLLADDQSLVRAGFRALLDAQPDIEVVAEAADGEEAVRSIRELRPDVVLMDIRMPLLDGLTATRRITGDPGLPDVRVVMLTTFELDEYVFEAIRSGASGFLVKDTEPEELLRAVRAVVDGDALLSPGVTRRLIAEFAVRSKEPAAAGEMARLTEREREVMALVGIGLSNEEIARRLVVSPLTAKTHVSRTMVKLGARDRAQLVVLAYESGLVRPGWLG
- a CDS encoding NUDIX hydrolase, whose amino-acid sequence is MTVVWINGAFGAGKTTTARELIELIPNSTLFDPEVVGGALAHLLPPKRLAEVGDFQDLPIWRRLVIDTAAALLADLGGTLVVPMTLLRQEYRDEIFGGLAARRIEVRHILLAPAETILRERIASREVPRDLPDGELRTRQWSYDHIEPYRAALASWLTADAHPVDTGALTPYEAAARVAEAVGSGAVPACEIVQTPEPTGETVAAGVLLFDERDRVLLVDPTYKPGWEFPGGVVEPGEAPARAGMREVAEETGLSLRDVPALLVVDWEPPAPPAYGGLRLLFDGGRLDAADAGRVLLPGPELRDWRFATEDEAAGLLPPVRYERLRWALRARERGAAHYLEAGTPVG
- a CDS encoding dipeptidase; this translates as MSSNPVAETVASLMPRAKEELAALVAFKSVADFDQFPRSESEGAANWIAAALRTEGFQDVALLDTPDGTQSVYGYLPGPEGAKTVLLYAHYDVQPPLDEAGWATPPFELTERDGRWYGRGAADCKGGVLMHLLALRALKANGGVPVHVKVIAEGSEEQGTGGLERYAEAHPELLAADTIVIGDAGNFRVGLPTVTSTLRGMTLLRVKVDTLEGNLHSGQFGGAAPDALAALIRVLDSLRAEDGSTTVDGLAADNTWEGLAYDEEQFRRDARVLDGVELIGSGSVADRIWARPAVTVLGIDCPPVVGATPSVQAGARALVSLRVPPGVDAAEATKLLQAHLETRTPWGARVAVEQIGQGQAFRADTTSPAYQAMADAMAVAYPGEEMQYAGQGGSIPLCNTLASLYPQAEILLIGLSEPEAQIHAVNESVSPEELERLSVAEAHFLRNYAAS